The following coding sequences are from one Seonamhaeicola sp. ML3 window:
- a CDS encoding purine-nucleoside phosphorylase, protein MIKYIEETVDYLKEKGFENPEVGIILGTGLGQLVNDIEIITQVSYNHIPNFPTATVEFHKGKLIYGVLGGKKVIVMQGRFHLYEGYTLQDVTFPVRIMEKLGIKTLLVSNAAGAINLDFKKAELMLIDDHINLQGKSPLAFRGVEQFGERFTDMSAPYDAEINSKFESIAQENNIKLHKGVYVSVLGPQLETRAEYRMLKLIGADAVGMSTVPEVIVANHLNLKVAAVSVLTDECDPDNLEPINIEDIIASATKAEPNMITLFKELIKTL, encoded by the coding sequence ATGATAAAATATATTGAAGAAACAGTTGACTACCTTAAAGAAAAAGGGTTTGAAAACCCAGAGGTGGGCATCATTTTAGGAACAGGTTTAGGACAATTGGTTAATGACATAGAAATCATTACACAGGTAAGCTACAACCACATTCCAAATTTCCCAACAGCAACGGTCGAGTTTCATAAAGGAAAACTTATTTATGGTGTATTAGGCGGAAAAAAAGTAATTGTAATGCAGGGCCGTTTTCATTTATATGAAGGCTACACGTTACAAGACGTTACGTTTCCTGTTAGAATTATGGAAAAGCTAGGAATAAAAACGCTCTTAGTGTCTAATGCAGCCGGAGCTATAAATCTAGATTTCAAAAAAGCAGAGCTTATGCTCATCGATGACCATATTAACCTGCAAGGCAAATCACCTTTAGCATTTAGAGGTGTGGAACAATTTGGCGAACGTTTTACCGATATGAGTGCGCCCTATGATGCCGAAATAAACTCTAAATTTGAGTCTATTGCTCAAGAAAACAACATAAAATTACACAAAGGAGTTTATGTTTCTGTTCTCGGCCCTCAGCTGGAAACTCGGGCAGAATATAGAATGCTAAAATTAATTGGGGCAGATGCTGTAGGTATGAGTACTGTTCCAGAAGTGATTGTCGCTAATCATTTAAATTTAAAAGTGGCTGCAGTGTCAGTTTTAACAGATGAATGCGACCCAGACAACCTTGAACCTATAAACATTGAAGATATCATAGCTAGTGCCACCAAGGCAGAACCTAATATGATAACCTTATTTAAAGAATTGATTAAAACATTATAA